In Panthera uncia isolate 11264 chromosome B4, Puncia_PCG_1.0, whole genome shotgun sequence, one genomic interval encodes:
- the NABP2 gene encoding SOSS complex subunit B1, whose translation MTTETFVKDIKPGLKNLNLIFIVLETGRVTKTKDGHEVRTCKVADKTGSINISVWDDVGNLIQPGDIIRLTKGYASVFKGCLTLYTGRGGDLQKIGEFCMVYSEVPNFSEPNPEYSAQQAPNKTVQNDSSPTAPQPTTGPPAVSPASETQNGNGLSAPPGPGGGPHPPHAPSHPPSTRITRSQPNHTAAGPPGPSSNPVSNGKETRRSSKR comes from the exons ATGACGACGGAGACCTTCGTTAAAGATATCAAGCCTGGGCTCAAGAATCTGAACCTCATCTTCATTGTGCTGGAGACAG GCCGAGTGACCAAGACAAAGGACGGGCACGAGGTTCGGACCTGCAAGGTGGCCGACAAAACTGGCAGCATCAATATCTCTGTGTGGGACGACGTGGGCAACCTGATCCAGCCTGGAGACATTATTCGGCTCACCAAAGG GTACGCTTCAGTATTCAAAGGTTGTCTGACACTATACACTGGACGTGGGGGTGATCTTCAAAAGATTGGAGA ATTCTGTATGGTTTATTCTGAGGTTCCTAACTTCAGTGAGCCAAACCCAGAGTACAGTGCCCAGCAGGCACCCAATAAGACG GTCCAGAACGACAGCAGCCCTACGGCTCCCCAGCCTACCACCGGACCCCCTGCCGTTTCTCCAG CCTCTGAGACCCAGAATGGGAATGGACTGAGTGCCCCACCAGGTCCTGGTGGTGGCCCGCACCCTCCTCACGCACCCTCGCACCCTCCCAGCACCCGAATTACCCGAAGCCAGCCCAACCACACAGCTGCCGGCCCTCCtggcccctccagcaaccctgtcaGTAACGGCAAAGAGACCCGGAGGAGCAGCAAGAGATAG